A stretch of Christensenellaceae bacterium DNA encodes these proteins:
- the pfkA_1 gene encoding ATP-dependent 6-phosphofructokinase translates to MRKKIGVLTSGGDTPAMNAAIKAVVMAADSHGMSVMGIEKGYAGLIDGRAVRLKPEDIDGIEGLGGTILKTARCPAFLTAEGQQQALKTLRAFGITELAVIGGDGSFAGAQALTDLGVPAVGIPGTIDNDLAYTDYTIGFDTAVNCVVDEMSKIRDTMLSHERVGVIEVMGNKCGDIALFAGIAGGAEHIVIPEYESRLEDILEKVLRDRIRGKMTSLILVAEGAGKGADIARYLSMQGGVDAKAIVLGYIQRGGAPTMRDRLLATRLGIHAAELLFRGIGGRVTGVRNDTVIDEDIHEALQKEKILRAELMREFMMVSGNRTAIGD, encoded by the coding sequence ATGAGGAAAAAAATCGGCGTACTGACGAGCGGCGGAGATACGCCCGCGATGAATGCGGCGATCAAGGCTGTTGTGATGGCGGCGGATTCGCACGGCATGTCGGTTATGGGTATCGAAAAGGGGTATGCGGGCCTGATAGACGGGAGGGCCGTTCGCTTAAAGCCGGAGGATATAGACGGGATCGAGGGCCTGGGAGGGACGATCCTGAAGACGGCGCGGTGTCCGGCTTTCCTGACCGCCGAAGGGCAGCAACAGGCGCTGAAAACATTGCGGGCGTTTGGTATCACGGAGCTTGCTGTGATTGGCGGCGACGGCAGTTTTGCAGGAGCGCAGGCGCTGACCGATCTGGGAGTTCCGGCAGTCGGTATCCCCGGCACGATCGACAATGATCTGGCATATACCGATTACACAATCGGTTTTGATACGGCAGTCAACTGCGTCGTAGATGAAATGTCCAAGATAAGAGATACGATGCTATCCCATGAGCGTGTCGGCGTGATCGAGGTTATGGGAAACAAATGCGGGGATATTGCGCTTTTTGCCGGCATTGCCGGCGGCGCGGAGCATATTGTGATCCCGGAATACGAGTCGCGGCTGGAAGACATTTTGGAAAAAGTACTGCGTGACCGGATACGCGGTAAAATGACCAGCCTGATCTTGGTGGCGGAAGGCGCGGGCAAAGGCGCCGATATTGCGCGATACTTGTCCATGCAAGGGGGAGTCGATGCCAAGGCGATCGTGCTGGGATATATTCAAAGGGGCGGCGCGCCCACCATGCGCGACCGCCTGCTGGCGACAAGACTGGGCATCCATGCGGCAGAATTGCTGTTTCGCGGAATCGGCGGCAGGGTAACCGGAGTGCGTAACGATACGGTCATTGACGAGGACATCCATGAGGCGCTGCAAAAGGAAAAAATACTCCGCGCGGAATTGATGCGGGAGTTCATGATGGTATCAGGCAACAGAACGGCGATCGGGGACTGA
- a CDS encoding Zn-dependent alcohol dehydrogenase: protein MKKTVLTDWKKLEVLDEELPEIGEEEALIKLIYAGICGTDVHIYLHNHKSATIPRVLGHEYCGVIEKINSKRFPELKAGDYVTSHPLNNCGRCVPCLTGNENVCESLEIYGIHADGCFAEYFKVPVQKIIKIDPKVKPEIAAMIEPLAVAVHDVRLSGLKRGDNAFVISAGPIGLLIGIVAKMCGANNVVLSEMNEYRIAFAKELGFTVLNPAQEGFEKKLKEASGGHGFDVVFEASGSKAGAELMTKVAAQRGMIVVVGVPKDPYPVDTGAFLAQELRMTGVRIHPQYDFDKAVEIVNKGTINDKLEKMVTHIFALQDIEEAIRFSIEDQEHFKVLLKP, encoded by the coding sequence ATGAAAAAGACAGTTTTAACAGATTGGAAGAAGCTGGAGGTACTTGACGAAGAACTTCCGGAGATCGGCGAGGAAGAAGCGCTGATTAAGCTGATATACGCAGGGATTTGCGGTACGGACGTACATATCTACCTGCACAACCACAAAAGCGCGACGATTCCGCGCGTGCTAGGACATGAATACTGCGGGGTTATTGAAAAAATCAATTCGAAACGTTTTCCGGAACTGAAAGCTGGGGATTACGTGACGTCTCATCCGCTCAACAATTGCGGACGTTGTGTTCCCTGCCTGACGGGAAATGAGAACGTCTGCGAGTCGCTGGAAATTTACGGTATCCACGCGGACGGATGTTTTGCCGAGTATTTCAAGGTTCCGGTACAGAAGATCATCAAAATCGATCCTAAGGTAAAACCGGAAATCGCGGCCATGATCGAACCGCTTGCCGTGGCCGTGCACGACGTACGCTTAAGCGGCCTTAAGCGGGGCGACAACGCTTTTGTGATCAGTGCCGGACCCATTGGTCTTCTGATTGGTATCGTGGCGAAAATGTGCGGAGCGAATAACGTTGTTTTAAGCGAAATGAACGAATACCGCATCGCTTTTGCAAAGGAACTTGGCTTTACGGTCTTGAATCCGGCGCAGGAGGGTTTCGAAAAAAAGCTAAAAGAGGCATCCGGCGGACATGGATTTGACGTCGTATTTGAGGCTTCCGGCAGCAAGGCGGGTGCGGAGCTGATGACCAAGGTGGCCGCGCAGCGTGGAATGATCGTCGTGGTGGGCGTGCCAAAAGACCCTTATCCGGTGGATACCGGAGCTTTTCTGGCGCAGGAGCTGCGAATGACGGGCGTGCGTATCCATCCGCAGTATGACTTTGACAAGGCGGTGGAAATCGTCAACAAGGGAACGATCAACGACAAACTGGAAAAGATGGTGACGCATATTTTTGCCCTGCAGGACATCGAAGAAGCCATTCGTTTCAGCATTGAAGACCAGGAGCATTTCAAGGTTCTTCTGAAACCGTAA
- a CDS encoding MBL fold metallo-hydrolase has product MNGLRLKVLYLGRCEHGKFELVKTDSDTEQILSPRMAVLIDHPTLGYVLYDTGDADDWQDAYPQPLQQRYPLKEHILLEDKLEECGVKLDDINQIILSHLHFDHAGGLKKFVGKKAEKDVIVSEEEAKAVFFQTIADPAKLGPAHIPSLFHNLKSVTYRTVTGISELAEGITLFVQHCHTPGVVGMIIRLNDGMPMIFCCDTVYTRESYEKELPPGGSINKTDDEFYRQLAVLKKLQQDTGAYMVFGHDFAQTKQLEELGWITSGEQLPV; this is encoded by the coding sequence ATGAACGGACTCAGACTGAAAGTTTTATACCTGGGACGATGCGAGCACGGAAAGTTTGAGCTCGTAAAGACGGACAGCGATACGGAACAGATCCTGTCGCCGCGTATGGCGGTGCTCATCGACCATCCGACGCTCGGTTATGTACTATATGATACCGGTGACGCCGACGACTGGCAGGACGCATATCCGCAGCCGCTCCAGCAGCGTTATCCTTTAAAGGAGCATATCCTGCTGGAGGACAAGCTGGAAGAGTGCGGCGTAAAGCTGGATGATATTAACCAGATTATCCTTTCGCACCTTCACTTTGACCATGCCGGCGGCCTCAAAAAGTTTGTAGGGAAAAAGGCTGAAAAGGATGTGATCGTTTCGGAGGAAGAAGCAAAAGCGGTCTTTTTCCAGACCATAGCGGATCCTGCAAAGCTGGGCCCGGCGCACATCCCGTCGCTGTTCCATAATCTAAAAAGCGTAACCTACCGTACTGTAACGGGGATTTCAGAGCTTGCAGAGGGAATCACGCTGTTTGTACAGCATTGCCATACGCCCGGTGTGGTCGGCATGATTATCCGCCTGAATGACGGCATGCCGATGATTTTCTGCTGCGATACTGTATATACGAGAGAGTCCTATGAAAAAGAACTGCCGCCCGGCGGCTCCATCAACAAGACGGACGACGAATTCTACCGGCAGCTTGCGGTCCTTAAGAAACTGCAGCAGGATACGGGGGCTTATATGGTGTTTGGCCACGATTTCGCACAGACAAAGCAGCTCGAAGAGCTTGGGTGGATTACGAGCGGAGAACAATTACCAGTATGA
- a CDS encoding transketolase yields MNVMIREEFAPEKQEMRQAYGETMIGLARENRNIVALDADLMGAMGMKPFQKEFPEQTIDCGIQEANMVGVAAGLSARGKIPFAHTFAPFLTRRACDQIFMSADYARLNVKLVGSDPGVTAALNGGTHMPFEDMGIMRLMPTVTVIEPTDTVMLKNLIPKIADKYGVYYMRLVRKNVTGIFREGSDFEIGKSVMLRDGKDATIIASGFCVAQALQAAQELEKIGISARVINMFTWKPIDEQAIIKAANETGAIVTAENHNVINGLGSAVSDVIVKNSLVPMEMVGVQDSFGEVGPLDYLADRFGLTEKYIVEAVKKAHARK; encoded by the coding sequence ATGAATGTTATGATCAGAGAGGAATTCGCGCCTGAAAAACAGGAAATGAGGCAGGCATACGGTGAAACGATGATAGGGCTTGCGCGGGAAAACAGGAATATCGTCGCGCTGGATGCAGACCTTATGGGCGCGATGGGAATGAAGCCGTTCCAAAAAGAGTTTCCCGAACAAACGATTGACTGCGGGATACAGGAAGCGAATATGGTTGGCGTAGCGGCAGGGCTTTCGGCCCGGGGGAAGATTCCTTTCGCGCACACTTTTGCTCCGTTCCTGACGCGCCGCGCCTGCGACCAGATTTTCATGTCGGCGGATTACGCGCGTCTAAACGTGAAGCTTGTGGGATCGGATCCCGGAGTCACAGCCGCGCTGAACGGCGGCACGCATATGCCGTTCGAGGACATGGGGATTATGCGGCTGATGCCTACGGTAACGGTAATCGAGCCCACGGATACGGTGATGCTCAAAAACCTGATTCCTAAAATCGCCGACAAGTACGGCGTTTATTATATGCGTCTTGTACGAAAAAATGTCACAGGTATTTTCCGTGAAGGCAGCGACTTTGAAATCGGCAAATCCGTTATGCTGCGCGACGGCAAAGACGCGACGATTATCGCCAGCGGATTTTGCGTGGCGCAAGCGCTCCAGGCGGCACAGGAGCTGGAAAAAATTGGGATCAGCGCGCGCGTTATTAATATGTTTACATGGAAGCCGATCGACGAGCAGGCGATCATCAAAGCGGCCAATGAAACGGGCGCGATCGTAACGGCGGAAAATCATAATGTGATCAATGGGCTGGGCAGTGCAGTATCGGACGTTATAGTCAAAAACAGCCTTGTACCTATGGAAATGGTGGGCGTACAGGATTCGTTTGGCGAGGTCGGTCCGCTTGACTATCTGGCAGACCGTTTCGGACTGACGGAAAAATATATCGTGGAAGCGGTTAAAAAAGCACACGCAAGAAAATAG
- a CDS encoding transketolase, whose translation MNIKEMKIFAKEIQMETVKTIGDLGIGHIGGALSVAHVLAVLYGKQLRHDPKNPKWEDRDWLVVSKGHAGPAVYSALALRGFMDMEQLKTLNRPGTKLPSHCDMNLTTGIDMTTGSLGQGASTAAGVALSFRMDGKDNYTYLILGDGEIDEGQVWEMALFAAHRKLDHLIAFVDYNKLQLDGPTEEICALGDVAGKFEAFGWFAQDVDGHDVEAIDQAIDTAKQHKGKPCVIVLNTIKGNGWSAIAGNASCHNMPITKEQMEEALFEMQAEIDEIQGE comes from the coding sequence ATGAATATAAAAGAAATGAAAATATTTGCCAAAGAAATCCAGATGGAGACAGTCAAAACGATAGGCGACCTTGGAATCGGACATATTGGCGGCGCGCTGTCCGTGGCGCACGTGCTTGCGGTTCTTTATGGGAAACAGCTAAGGCATGACCCGAAGAATCCGAAATGGGAGGACAGAGATTGGCTGGTGGTTTCCAAGGGCCATGCGGGTCCGGCGGTATATTCCGCGCTGGCGTTGCGGGGATTTATGGACATGGAACAATTAAAAACGCTCAACAGGCCGGGAACAAAGCTGCCCAGTCACTGTGATATGAATCTGACGACGGGAATCGACATGACGACAGGATCGTTAGGACAGGGCGCTTCCACGGCGGCGGGCGTGGCGCTTTCTTTCCGTATGGACGGCAAGGACAATTATACTTACCTCATTTTGGGAGACGGGGAGATCGACGAGGGGCAGGTATGGGAGATGGCGCTTTTTGCCGCGCACAGGAAGCTTGACCACCTGATCGCCTTTGTAGACTATAACAAGCTGCAGCTTGATGGGCCGACTGAAGAAATTTGTGCGCTGGGTGATGTCGCGGGCAAGTTCGAAGCGTTTGGATGGTTTGCGCAGGATGTCGACGGCCATGATGTGGAAGCGATTGACCAGGCGATCGATACTGCAAAGCAGCATAAGGGGAAGCCATGCGTGATCGTTCTTAATACGATAAAAGGAAATGGATGGAGCGCGATCGCGGGAAATGCGTCCTGCCACAACATGCCCATAACAAAGGAGCAGATGGAAGAAGCGCTGTTTGAGATGCAGGCTGAAATCGACGAGATACAGGGGGAATAA
- a CDS encoding alcohol dehydrogenase catalytic domain-containing protein encodes MKALVKFEKGVDGVELRDVEKPSPGEGELLVKIYAGGICGTDIHILNDEYEANYPVVMGHEYSGTVAEIGDNVEGFQVGDRIISMTAAVTCGQCDYCRQGLLMLCPQRKSIGSGVDGAFTEYMRIPAKLAFHIPDNVSMDVAALSEPLACVVRGVVEMANVKAGDCVYVSGPGAIGQLAAQVAKASGAHVTVGGTDQDIDRLKMAKELGVDETVNVMQENIHERAMEITGGRGFDVAFECAGAAPSAQTCLEVLKKTGQYGQVGLYGKKVPFDHDLALKKEIHIVNSYASERSSWEIVLRLLAQGNLRLEKLISDKIPLRNWKEAFDIVQRKEGFKVFLMLDGE; translated from the coding sequence ATGAAAGCATTGGTAAAATTTGAAAAAGGCGTAGACGGCGTCGAATTAAGGGATGTTGAAAAGCCGTCGCCGGGCGAAGGAGAGCTGCTGGTAAAAATTTATGCCGGCGGAATCTGCGGAACGGACATCCATATCTTAAACGACGAATATGAGGCAAATTACCCAGTGGTGATGGGCCATGAATACAGCGGAACGGTTGCCGAAATTGGCGACAATGTGGAAGGCTTTCAGGTCGGCGACCGTATTATCTCCATGACGGCGGCGGTGACATGCGGGCAGTGTGATTATTGCAGGCAGGGACTGCTTATGCTGTGTCCGCAGAGAAAATCCATCGGATCGGGAGTGGACGGCGCATTTACGGAATATATGCGTATTCCGGCAAAGCTGGCCTTTCATATTCCGGATAACGTTTCCATGGATGTGGCGGCGCTTTCCGAGCCGCTGGCCTGCGTGGTGCGCGGCGTTGTGGAGATGGCGAACGTCAAAGCGGGCGACTGCGTTTATGTATCCGGCCCGGGAGCAATCGGCCAGCTTGCGGCGCAGGTCGCTAAGGCAAGCGGCGCGCATGTGACGGTGGGAGGCACGGATCAGGATATTGACCGCCTGAAAATGGCGAAAGAGCTGGGAGTGGACGAAACGGTCAACGTAATGCAGGAAAATATCCATGAGCGTGCTATGGAAATCACCGGCGGACGGGGATTTGACGTGGCGTTTGAGTGCGCGGGTGCGGCGCCGTCCGCACAGACTTGCCTGGAGGTGTTAAAGAAGACCGGACAATACGGGCAGGTCGGTTTATACGGGAAAAAAGTACCTTTTGATCACGATCTGGCCCTTAAAAAAGAAATCCACATAGTAAACAGCTATGCATCCGAGCGCAGCTCATGGGAAATCGTACTGCGGTTGCTGGCGCAGGGGAATCTGCGGCTCGAAAAACTGATCAGCGATAAAATCCCGCTCAGGAATTGGAAAGAAGCTTTTGATATAGTGCAGCGCAAGGAAGGCTTCAAAGTTTTCCTGATGTTAGACGGGGAGTAA
- a CDS encoding sugar ABC transporter permease, with amino-acid sequence MNVKSDTILQKTKKSTLKDIPIILWGLIGLIIILGFVSPNSVQPAHLLDFTRQAAPLIIAGIGQTIVLLIGGLDLSVGAVIILIDVMAAQLMQNDPTKIGPAVLACVGVGILIGLLNGIMCAKLRMPSFIVTLGMSILLQGIMLIYCQGAPGGSIPNEFRTLGVGFVGPLPMALFVWVIIAAIVIVVLKLFPIGRYIVATGVNERAVYQSGINPVNIKLLCYMMCGLLSALAGLQIAAYIGTGVLELGVDYQMQSIAVALLGGAAFSGGKGSIPGTILAGLFIVVMLSLIAALNMSAGDQSIVQGVIILAALLINGLKKD; translated from the coding sequence ATGAACGTAAAAAGCGATACAATTTTGCAAAAAACAAAAAAAAGTACGCTTAAGGATATTCCCATTATCCTGTGGGGCCTTATCGGACTAATCATAATCTTGGGGTTTGTTTCCCCAAACTCGGTGCAGCCTGCACATCTGCTGGATTTCACGCGGCAGGCGGCCCCGCTTATCATCGCGGGGATCGGACAGACCATCGTTTTGCTGATCGGCGGGTTGGACCTGTCGGTAGGCGCGGTCATTATCCTGATCGACGTTATGGCGGCGCAACTGATGCAGAACGACCCGACGAAAATCGGACCTGCCGTACTGGCCTGCGTGGGCGTAGGAATCCTCATCGGCCTTTTGAACGGCATAATGTGTGCAAAACTGAGGATGCCATCCTTTATCGTGACACTTGGTATGAGCATTTTGTTGCAGGGCATTATGCTGATCTATTGTCAGGGCGCTCCGGGCGGTTCCATTCCCAATGAATTCCGCACGCTGGGCGTAGGCTTTGTCGGCCCGTTGCCTATGGCATTGTTTGTCTGGGTGATTATTGCGGCGATTGTGATCGTCGTACTGAAGCTGTTTCCGATCGGGCGGTATATCGTCGCCACAGGCGTAAACGAAAGAGCGGTATACCAGTCGGGCATCAATCCGGTTAACATCAAACTTCTTTGCTATATGATGTGCGGCCTGCTGTCGGCGCTTGCAGGGCTTCAGATCGCAGCGTATATCGGTACGGGCGTACTCGAACTGGGAGTCGATTACCAGATGCAGTCCATCGCGGTTGCTCTTCTTGGCGGAGCGGCTTTCAGCGGCGGCAAGGGAAGTATACCGGGAACGATTCTGGCAGGCTTGTTTATCGTCGTGATGCTCAGCCTGATCGCGGCGCTTAATATGAGCGCGGGGGACCAGAGTATCGTGCAAGGCGTAATCATCCTCGCGGCCCTGCTCATTAACGGGTTGAAAAAAGACTGA
- the rbsC_7 gene encoding ribose ABC transporter permease codes for MNIKQFVKKNDEVLIVYIILAVVLVIGGFASDRFFNPANIGNVIEQATALGIVAIGQMMVILLGGIDLSAGAVVSVTTTILSYEMAASPYGLIINIVIALAVGIAVGLFNGVGVAKLKIPPFIMTLATMCIVNGVALKIRPIPGGSVPYEFMDLLNGRFGVITHAVILWAVIAVIFALLLKRTRFGRAVYAVGGNPNTAALSGISVQKTTISCHVMCSMLAAVGGIYLTSRVGTGDATLGSMYAMDSITVCVLGGISLFGGRGNIVGLFAATFILCLLSNILNMAGVSSYYQYVFKGLIMLVTVMIFSLKDLKGKEVGEVA; via the coding sequence GTGAATATCAAACAATTTGTAAAAAAGAACGATGAAGTGCTCATTGTATATATCATCCTTGCCGTCGTACTGGTGATTGGGGGATTTGCATCAGACCGCTTCTTCAATCCCGCAAATATCGGCAATGTCATCGAACAGGCGACGGCTCTGGGTATCGTGGCCATCGGCCAAATGATGGTAATCCTGCTGGGGGGCATCGATCTTTCCGCGGGGGCGGTAGTCAGTGTGACGACGACGATTCTCTCTTACGAGATGGCGGCCTCTCCATACGGACTGATCATCAATATTGTCATCGCATTGGCGGTGGGGATTGCGGTTGGGCTGTTCAACGGCGTAGGCGTTGCAAAACTCAAAATCCCGCCGTTTATTATGACGCTGGCGACGATGTGTATCGTTAACGGCGTAGCCCTGAAGATCCGGCCGATTCCCGGAGGGTCCGTACCGTATGAATTCATGGATTTATTGAATGGAAGGTTCGGCGTGATTACACATGCCGTGATCCTTTGGGCGGTGATCGCCGTGATCTTTGCGCTGCTACTCAAGCGGACGCGTTTTGGCCGCGCGGTTTACGCAGTGGGCGGCAATCCGAATACGGCGGCGCTTTCCGGAATTTCAGTACAAAAAACAACGATAAGCTGCCACGTTATGTGCAGTATGCTGGCCGCAGTGGGCGGCATATACCTGACCTCGAGGGTAGGAACCGGAGATGCAACCCTGGGCAGCATGTATGCCATGGATTCCATTACCGTATGCGTTTTGGGCGGTATCAGCCTGTTTGGCGGCAGGGGAAATATCGTGGGCCTGTTTGCCGCAACGTTTATCCTGTGCCTGCTTAGCAATATCCTCAATATGGCGGGAGTATCCTCGTACTACCAGTATGTCTTTAAAGGACTGATCATGCTGGTTACGGTTATGATTTTCTCGCTCAAGGACCTGAAAGGCAAGGAAGTGGGGGAAGTAGCATGA